Sequence from the Cucumis sativus cultivar 9930 chromosome 1, Cucumber_9930_V3, whole genome shotgun sequence genome:
TGGCCGATAACTTAGCTGTAAAGGATGACTGCATTCGGTCTAAGAACTCATTCATCTGATCTAATATGGCTTCTAGGCGTCGTAGATGTTGGTTGAAACACGTCGTCCAAAATCTATCGAGCTCAGTTGGTTGCTTCGTAGATGTGGTGGGACAACCGTCGTCTCGAGAAGGAAAATGGTAAACATAAGGAGCAACAAGGGAAGATCGACATAAGTATATGCAAGGGCATACTTGACATAATGAGAAGTAAGGGCAGGTGGGCCTTCCACGTAACTTTCTGCCCTCGAAATTTCAAGACTTCGATCCAGGTAAGCATGTTCGTCATATGTCGGATCAATCTCCTTTATGAGTGCCTGAAATCAAAACATTAGTAGGCGCAGATTAAGACTAGTGAAGGtggaggaagaaaatgaatcatAACGTACCATTTGCCATTCGAAGAcctatattttgaataagtttTCAATCTGCCTCAGATTTCAAATAAAGCACTATAACAAAACCTAAAATCCAGCCTTAAACTATGAAGTTTAAAGTAAATAACATTCATAGATTTAAGCttaaatgattatttgaaatttcaacaagcaaaaattagacaaatttctttaattttgggAGCAAGACACATTTCGTCTCAACCGAAATAAGCACAAGATTTAAGATTTACAAATGTCTAACGTTTAGGCTTCTAAGGATATTTTGGTCATTTGAAAATactctttattttgaaatttaaaaacaaaacctaaaatctCAATGCCGATTTCGACTAAGATGGACCAAGAAAttatgttcaaatttttttaaaaaaattaagaagaatcTTGGTATCAAAGTCGATCAaaattgattgagaaaaacaaatttacaagtttttttaaaagtgtgCAGCTACTTTTGCCAATATTCCCACTTTCATCTGTCcacttttaatatattaatagacTTCTATATTTCTTATGTCTATTTTTTACtctataattttttgaaagctGATTATTTTAAACCTGACTTTCAtctcaattaaaaatttaacttgtttttcatccactaaataataaaactgcCACAAATTGTACTAAATGGTTTCTACCGTGttgtaaaattttgtaaatagataTCAAGATGGTCATTTcctaagaaatatataaataatgttaaaaatataaagatggAAACAAGTTTAATTTGACATTAGGTGTTTATTAACTGATATGTCAAACATTTTTACTACATTTGGTCAAAGTTCGTATcctataaaacaaatttgaaatactAATTGGGctgttataaatataataatcgGATACGTCCATTGAGTTTGATTCACATCTGCAGAAGTCAATGTTgtcctttatttttctcagTTCTCACTCACTGAATGCAGATACAAgtaaacaaatacattataattGTATTACAAAAAACTGTTGTTGCCTTCAACCTGGAGGCCACTTCATCTGTCTCCCTCCCAAGACATGCAAGTGAAGATGATACACAGATTGACCTGTTGTGTGAGAGAGCGAGAGATCAGTAAGACGGCAGCAAAAGCAGAGACAAAACATGGAAAATCACTCAAGAACATCGTTTTAATTACTCAaagttaatttgatattttaattttcaatgtttcggagtgattttcttaaattttgcaAAGGATAGATTGTTGTTGAAAGGCATTGCTTACAAGCACTTGCACCACTGTTGATGACTACTCGAAATCCTTCAACAATACCCTCTTTTTCAGCCACTATTTTGGCTGCATACAGAAGCTGGCCCAGTATTTCTCCATGTCTTGCTTCAGCCTAATGAGTACATAAACACCTAATATTATTGCATAATATACATTTGGGCTATTAAATGCTCAAACACACAAAGAACACATGATCACATTCACAACCAAACTTCATCTTCATGGAGATTATAAGCATCACAAACTTGGGCGTAGGTTAGCTTGTTACAGCAGCCTATACCATCATTGtcggaaaaaaaatcatatgcGTGAATCATCGTAGTATTACACTATAATGATTCAATGTAGTAGGAATTATCATAGTCAAATCCTTAATCTATTAGGATTatgattagtttcttttattagttAAGATTAAGATTAGATTCTTGTATGAATTAGGATTAGTttgcttttcaattataaatagagTACTTATCTTCTTGTATTCACaacttttaaacaataataaaattctctCTTTGGTGTACAttaaattggtatcagagcatcCATATGGACCAACGTTGATTGCCATCAGTGTAAGATCGAGAAACTATTTGTGATGCCAATCATAAAAGCTTAGTAAGTTTTGCTTGTTGCCCAACAACACACATTTAAAAAGGGGAAcccttaaaattaaaaaaaaacaacaaaaaaattgtcaagaTTTTGCAAGAATGTAATATTATAGAAGAACTACTAGAATTTTGGATAgaaatcattatttttgtaatggAGAACTAAGAAAGACAGAAATATGcaagaaaattcaagaacCAGTCTGACATCAATTATGATGAAGAAACTTATTCAACAACACCCAATTTGTACATCACTCATGAAgtttaagaaacaaagaaCGATGTCAAGAAAACCCAACTATTTGTTGGAAGAGATAACTCAAAAAGTGATGCAATTTTCAGAACATTggcaaaaatataaaaaatatgtaattcAACAAATTCACTACAAGGAAGAAAACAATGAACAAAAATCAGAGCCCACACaaaaaatttttttaaaaaagaagataacacaattaaaattcttgacgttgAAGTGAAAATCCTTAGTGAAGACAAGCAGATTGAGATTCAAGTTGAAGAATATGATAAACCGattcaaaaagaaataacatgtGGGAATAAAATCGACAAGAATACTCTCACATTGGACATTGTGAGACTCAAATCGGAAAGGAAACCAATgttgaaaatggaagagagTGACTCGACCCATGAATCTCTCCACAACATAAGAGATGTCAAATCAAAGTCGTTGAAGAGGTAAAAGAAGAGAATACTCGTGGACaaacttatttaaataaacttgAAAACCTAATTCCAGCTGATTGCGAAGCAACGTGGGAGATGCCATGTTTGGAGTTGAAAAAATAGTATTCTAGTAAAATCGCAGACAAGGCTGAGATGGTTGAATTGACAGACTCAACGAAGAAAGGAGAAGATGATGAAGCAATGCGTGACTTGGTTATGATGGCAATGGATCTCTTGAACAACATAACTCTTGGACTAAATCATGGTGATTTTGCTAAAAAATTCATTCTATTTCAAAAGACAAATTTTGGCTCGACTTGTGCAATTAGTTTTTCAGTGTTGTTCTCATTCAAGTGGtttacctttttatttttaacttcattCTCGTTTTAAAACTTGAGGATGAGTTTTTTTGGGAGGAATAGAATGATGTAGTAGGAATAGAATATTATGGTCAAATCCTTGATctattaggattaggattagtgACTTTTATTAGTTAGAATATTagattcttttattaattaggattagaattagtttgtttttcaattctaAATAGAGTACTTATCTTCTTGTATTCACAACTTTtaaacattaacaaaatttctcattGGTTTACATCATGATTCCTGTATCATAATTCCTACTTTCACCATCTTGTAAACGTAGTTAAAGTTAATTCTTAAGAACCAATTTCAAGGTAGTTATTTCTTGATATCATCATCAGcaaaatttacaaacttaACTAGGGATATCTAAACTGTTTGCTCGTTTTTGTAGGACTTTGGAGGGGAAAAAGAGAGTGAAAAACGCTTCTATAGTTCTTTTATGGGTGGGGTTCACTCTTCTCCAGCCCTTAAGGCTATATTTCACACCTTTGTTCATATACACAAGTTTCTTACCagggaaaaaataaagaaaacgaaagaaaaaaaaaagagaaaggaattCTTAATATGTTATATCAAAGAATATGCAGACACATATGCCTAACATCATATGATTACTAAAGATAACAAGGTCAATATATAGAGATAAGAAAcaagaagaggaaagaaagaagtacCTTTCCCAGCTCTGTCAATCCATCTCTGAGCTTTGGAATGATTAATACATGAACAGGAGCCTGCGGATTTATGTCTCGAAATGCAAGGACTTTATCATCCTCATAGACAATGTTCGAAGGAATTTCCTTGgatattattttgtcaaatcTGAAGGATAAAAGTCAAAGCATAAGGAGCTAATTAATTCTAAGATATAGCCCAATATCAATCTAAGTTATCTTACTGTTATCATTTAACATGTAATATTGGCCCTTCGTATCTTATCGGTTACTTTGTTGAATGTAAACATGAATTCatacaagattaaaaaaatccaacattgTAAAGAATCTgaaacataattcaaattgttCCCATATGGGTAGATGGATCGAACAAGGTCTTTCATGTCAACCAAACAGTGGCTCTTTTCGGAGGCTTGGTTTTCTTATTGCATATTAAGCTTAACCACACTAGATTTAGATCCTGAATACaggaatttgacaaatttcaTACCTAATTCTTTGCTTTGTTCAAGAGTTGATAGCAATTTCACACTGGCATATACATATCTTCTCTCAAGTGAATAAATTCCCATATTGCTAATAATTCTTCAAGTTCAATTTTAGGAGAATGGGATTTTAAGGTTTTAGTAACATCTAATCCTcactaatttattaaagaCGATACATGGTTGGAGCTCCACTGTCCGCGTCAGATGCAGCTGCTTTAGCAGCAACTTCTTCATTGTTTGTAATACCAGCACGAATGGTCAATCTGGAGAAAATATaaggaaacaacaaaaactaaGTAAATACATCAATAGCTAGATTATTGGAAATTTGGAATTGTGGGAAACCAGAAAGATggtattatatttatttataggtGTTAGAAACAGAAATAAATAGCTGATCATTAAGTTTTCTCCAGTCCCTTCTCTCCTGCTACATAATTGCTTTATAATTCGTGCCAAAGAGGGAAAACAAATATCTGACAGTAACAGCTAATGAAGGAATCATAAAGAAGTCTATGTTAATCTAAAATACACATCTTATCAATGGACAACAAACACAGATTCAATTATGTATGTTAGAAAATATCACAATCCCAGttgagattttaaataattcattaACAGTTTTCCCATGGACAATATATTAAGGGCGGTTAGTAAAGAGACGACTTGATGATTTAATAGTATCCATAAAAGAATGGTGTAATAAGTAATGATAACTAGAGATAGATTGTACCCATTGTCCCCACTTTCTTAAACTTGCAGAAATCATTGacttaaatttgcaactatcccataACAATGCTTTGTTATGGTTATCAATCATGGATAATGGatttatcatttatgtattCCTTTATTGTACGACAAGATTCTAATTACCACATTATCTCAATCATATCATAGGAATAATGGAGTGTTTAGAGGGTAAAAAAGGGAGCTTAGTGATGTTTTGActtttattagttttcatGATTCTCTATAGGCTTCGACTTCAAAGTTTTTCTGTAACTATTCTATGGGGATATTTTCTTTCATCGGTCCCTTATTCTTTAGATTGGCTCTTTTTTTCGTTCGttcgttttattttatttattttatatttttttgcatacccttgtattctttcatattttttctaaagtgGTTGATTTCATTGctttaataaagaaatcatAGTGTTCCAGGGATGAAATTATCTCATCTTACCCCTGCCTGGGGATCTTGGAATTCACAAACCACGAGAGAATCGTTTGTCGGTTTGTCTTTACACTAACATTTAAGACCACATAAAGCTTTAACTACATGGACATCGTAGGGTTATAGCACAATTTCATTCTGTTTCTAAGCCGAATCGGCTAGTATCTTTAGTTCCCCAAACAACACACAGACAAGATGtaggaaaaattcaaaatggtgaggtaaatatttttctcaagaTATCAAGTTTGCTGTCACATAACCCCATTTCCATGAAATAGATTAAAGGTTCCCTCCCTCTTGAAGGAAACTAGATAATCTTTCATTGTCAGCCATGAGATATTTTCTACTTACTAGAAAACAGAACAGTAACAATAGCAAAATGGATAATATTTCTTCTCTCCCCTTTGTATTACAGTCGAAATAAACCAAACCATAAAAAGGAATCGcttgatttcaaaataatccTCGTAAGTAAATAGAAAATGGGTTGTATACCTTCGAGAGTGAGTTCTAAGTGGGAGGAGAAAAGTCGAGAAATGGTAGCTGGAATGTTTGGATTTCGCAGTCACCAATGTTCTTGTAGTCGTAGCTATACATTGCCTGCTGGTTCCATGCGAAAACAAACAATTCTACAATTCATCGTGCAAAAGAAGAGATAAATACAGAAGAAGATAGAAGGAACAAGAAAACACCTCAAGAAAGACGTCCCAGCAGCCATTGGCTTTCTCAATCAACCCAGGATTTCAAAGGAATGTTTAACAAACGGTTGATGGGTTAGGTTCGGTTCAGTCGTTGAGaatgttatttttctaaaatttcaaaagcttttaCTAATGGGTTGGGCTAAAATTGAGTCTTGAAAGCAAAAATGGATTTATTGGCCCATTTTCCATCATCCCATGGTTCTGGATCTGTTAATATCGATCCATAgacttcttcatcatcttcttctttgcatATTGTCCAGAccatagagagagagagagagagaggaagtaCGGTCGATGATGGCCAATCTCTTCATTTTAAAGTTCCCAAGTTTCAGTTCCAGCTTGAGGACTGTCTCTGCTTCAGCTTCATCAAATGGTTTCTTTatctgttttttatttgattgctTTTCTCTCCCTTGTTCACTTAAAACAGCTGACGATGAAATGAAATGGTAGGTGCTCATCCGCTATCAGCAGGGAGTGGCAACGGCAGTGGGCCAATGATCCTGGAGCTTCCTCTGGAGAAGATACGGAGACCTCTAATGAGGACCAGAGCTAACGATCCTGATAAAGTCAAAGAACTAATGGACAGTATACAAGAAATTGGGCTTCAAGTACCAGTGAGCTTTTTCACCTCCTCAATTCATCTTATCtgaattgaacttttttctacGGTTTCCTAGAAGATCAATGTACTGAAATGGCTATAATATTGGGTATCCATGATTTCTTTTGCAGTTTCTACTGTGCTTTGTTTGAGCAATTGGtatccattaaaaaaaaatggtatccATTTGGCTGTGGTTGAAGTTGCAATACATCTGCATTCTgctaattgtttcttttctttaggTTGGAGATTCCAACCTCTAATCTTTTGTAATGGTTATTATCATCTTAACTAGTTGAACTATGTCTTGGCATTGTAGGGTTGTAAAACAATTTGGCTTAGGCTAAGGAATCTGATTGGAAGAATGTGGCAATTTTTGTTAGCTTTAGAATTTGATGGGAAGAGGAGGATAATGTAGCAATTGTTAACTTGTGCTttttgatgagtatatgttCAAAGctattcaaatttgtattaGTAGAaaccatatattttttgttgtagATTCATTCATTTTATGTGCTGCTGGTGAATTTATATGCTTTGCTCTTTCTCCAACTGAAACTTTCAATGTGGTATCAACCTATAAGATGAGTGATTTTAATTACTCAAAAGTTCAATTGTGGATAACCATATTTTACTCTTTGATGTGGATTTTGGAGCTAGGTGAACCCACGAAAGCTTTACTTTTGGTCCTTATTCCAAATATAGGACTTGATTAGTCATTAGATAGGAATTAGTCaccaagaaaaagagaagCCTTGGATTTGACCCAGTGAACTAACATCCAATCTTTCCGTTGAAAGTTTCATTAATTATTCAGGCAAACTTGAACACCAAGACTCACAAATGGATTCATTCTGTTTGTTCATTGTTAATATTAGTTGACGTTGTAAACATTAGAATTGtggaaaacataaaagaacGATTGATGGACTGAGAGAATTAGGATACGGTGAATCAATCACTAAAgaaatcttttaatttcccAAGAAACTTGATCACCTGCAGAAGTTCATATGCTAAATGCATTTGATACCCTTTCCTTCTAGTCAGAGGGTCGTTTACTTTTGATATTGTGAATGATTTGTTAATATCTCTTATAATCTATGAAGATACTAATATAATAGTCATATcagataaatatttataaggcGAAAATGGCTGATATTTTTTATGCCGCAGTCTCAATATGTGCCCTAAAAGTTCTTTAGAATGACATTAGGATGTTACTCATTTTCTCTGTTGTGGATGCAGATTGATGTACTTGAAGTTGATGGAGTTTATTATGGTATGTTTTTTCTAgtgaatatttatattatatatctttcTGTAGTAAGgatattttagattaaaatattatctactttgtttaaagaaagtattttttcaaatactaaagaaaaaggtattttttaaagaaaaaactttgtaTGAACTCTTTggttaaaaagtaaaatttggtaGTGCTTCACAAGTTATTTTTGAGAGtcaaacatttcaattttttttcaaaataacttgtttttaaaattaaatgtttgaaaagttaaattaaacgCACCCTTTGTCACCATTCtccatttatttatgaatttaatagTGACCAACTTTTAAGATTTATGGGAAGCTGAAAGACGAATTTGAGATATTTGGAAGtacaaaactaaaatggaATAGTCTAGCTTAGGGTTTGAGAACATTCAGATTTTATTTCCAATCACGCCATTACAGATTTCGTAGTCTATTTTAGCAGCAATGATTGTTTCCAAAGAGCATAACAAAAAACAGATTTGGCTTCCAATATCAAGTCTATTATCTATTTTAGCACATTAATTTTACATCtagtttatcattttgaaCACTAGATTTCCTTCCCATGGTTCTGTAGGTTTCTCTGGTTGTCATCGCTATGAAGCTCATCAACATCTTGGACTTCCTACAATCCGCTGCAAAATTCGTCGTGGAACTAAAGAAACCTTGAGGTTTGTGTAACAAAATCTGACATGTTTTggagttattttgaaatagttagtcacttttgtcaaattttgtAACGTTCAAAATCGtctttaattattcaaaatcaatttattatttgattttacagTGTCAAACATGATTTAAACCATTCTCCCAAACACAGCCTTGTAAATCTTATTTCTAACGATTTATTTTTTCCCTCTCGTATTgcaatgtattattttttgtcttttatcaCCTTGCAGGCACCACCTACGTTGAAGTTTCAATAGGTTGTCTTGCCTTCTGGTAGTAGATTTGCAAGTTCCATCAAactatttattgtttgtttattcTACAAAAAGGCTATTACTGAATTCTTAAAGCAGACATACTGTGTATATAATCAATCAttggaaatattttcaatgtCAAAGTTTAgttgtaaataaagtaaaccaTTACTTATAGATTCATTTCATTCTCTTAAATTCTTCCTCATTTGAACTTAATGCAATTGTGAACTATGAGATGGTCAATCTATTGCcctttatattataaacattttacaaCGAGTGGTTTCACAAATActctttcaaatataaaaaatggatGGCTTCACATCATTCTTactttgaattgaatttgaatgtgGAGCAGAAATGTTGCAGCTGCTTTATTTTGGAACAGTTCATTGTAATAATAACTTTTCCCGCTTACCATTATCAAAACTCTTcattaaagagaaagaaagatgttTTAGTTTGAAGAAGATTGGCCAAACCTGCAACAAAGTAGATGCTTTTCAATGAAAGTTCAGCTGATCAAGGATTGGGTAAACGTTGATcaacttgaaattttggtaaGAAAGGTTTTGTAAAATGATGATCAAAAGTGTTTAGAAGAAATCACAATCACAGTAATAAGATCGAAGAACCTACTTCATTTGATTGatatttaatcaatcataGAACCTGAAGTAACATCAGAAGTAtgtttttaacaaaattaatgcaAACTACAAatgcagaagaagaaaatggaacaatggaaaagaaaaacttatgtATTACTATTTGGCAAAGGCAGTTTTACATTTACTCGTATGCTAGCGGTCTAGACCTTGAGACAGCAAACCTTGGAAGTGACTAAGACCTGAGCTGCCTGAAGTTGAACCTTCAACATATTTCACTTTCCGGCTAGAACTGTAATCCAAAGGGCCTGAACCCTGAACGATGGGCATTTCGGTGTTTAGTTTCAATGCTCCTTGAGCTTTTGCTATCATGATCATAGATAGAACTCTGACTATGCATCATTGATCCCTTAAAGTAACTCGAATCACTATTGCCGTGTTGAGGAGTAGCATCACCACAAAGTTGGTGTGGCACAAGGGATCCATGAGATAGTGCACGACGGGGGAATAGCGTTGGGATGGACTGAGGAGTGCCTATGGCCCTCGAGAATTGGCATAGTACTAGCTATATATTGAATGTATAATGGCATAAGGAACATATGGTTCCAAAGAGCGAAGGTGAGACCTTACATAGttgatcaagaaaaataagttgtaGTATTAGATGAGATTGGTTGgcaaaaaa
This genomic interval carries:
- the LOC101217291 gene encoding 14 kDa zinc-binding protein isoform X1 — translated: MAAGTSFLSRQCIATTTRTLVTAKSKHSSYHFSTFLLPLRTHSRRLTIRAGITNNEEVAAKAAASDADSGAPTIFDKIISKEIPSNIVYEDDKVLAFRDINPQAPVHVLIIPKLRDGLTELGKAEARHGEILGQLLYAAKIVAEKEGIVEGFRVVINSGASACQSVYHLHLHVLGGRQMKWPPG
- the LOC101217757 gene encoding sulfiredoxin, chloroplastic/mitochondrial, with product MMANLFILKFPSFSSSLRTVSASASSNGAHPLSAGSGNGSGPMILELPLEKIRRPLMRTRANDPDKVKELMDSIQEIGLQVPIDVLEVDGVYYGFSGCHRYEAHQHLGLPTIRCKIRRGTKETLRHHLR
- the LOC101217291 gene encoding 14 kDa zinc-binding protein isoform X2, which codes for MAAGTSFLRQCIATTTRTLVTAKSKHSSYHFSTFLLPLRTHSRRLTIRAGITNNEEVAAKAAASDADSGAPTIFDKIISKEIPSNIVYEDDKVLAFRDINPQAPVHVLIIPKLRDGLTELGKAEARHGEILGQLLYAAKIVAEKEGIVEGFRVVINSGASACQSVYHLHLHVLGGRQMKWPPG